A genomic region of Fusarium oxysporum Fo47 chromosome VI, complete sequence contains the following coding sequences:
- a CDS encoding Aldehyde/histidinol dehydrogenase — MGDVKIEFKTFQNVINNELTPTAETRRAICSSTEEPLWESPVSTQEDVDRAVSAAKAAYPAWRKLSQDERAAYLTKFADAVEAHQKEFTELLCREAGKPPQAAGVEMFFVMQNLRTVPTMRLKEEKPEDNDDRTAIVRYVPLGVGVGIVPWNFPMVLGIGKAIPAMMAGNTFIWKPSPYSPYTALKLAEIGAKVLPPGVFQALSGGDNLGPMLTAHPHVAKVSFTGSTEVGKKIMASCAATLKRVTLELGGNDAAIVLEDVDIPTVAAKVATYAYLHTGQICMAIKRIYVHESIYDEFLAAVTGFLDAVKTGDYTDAEAFFGPIQNKMQFEKLQKLYEEVDKQGWKRAYGSAPEKREKGYFIHPVLIDNPPEDSLIVQTEPFGPIVPIMKWSSEEEVIRRANGTDLGLGASVWGKDVARAQRIAEELEAGSIWVNTHFELGANVPFGGHKQSGLGMDWGEVGLKGWCNPQAYWVKHS, encoded by the exons ATGGGTGACGTAAAGATCGAGTTCAAG ACTTTCCAAaatgtcatcaacaacgaatTGACTCCCACAGCCGAGACCCGCCGTGCAATCTGTTCAAGCACAGAAGAGCCTCTCTGGGAATCGCCCGTCTCAACCCAGGAAGATGTCGACCGTGCTGTGAGCGCTGCCAAGGCCGCCTATCCTGCTTGGCGCAAGCTGTCGCAGGATGAGCGTGCTGCTTATCTTACCAAGTTTgccgatgctgttgaggcgCATCAGAAGGAGTTCACCGAGCTCCTCTGTCGTGAAGCGGGAAAGCCACCTCAGGCTGCTGGGGTTGAGATGTTTTTTGTGATGCAGAATCTTAGAACGGTTCCTACCATGAGGCTaaaggaggagaagcctgAGGACAACGATGACCGAACTGCTATTGTGCGGTACGTCCCTCTTGGCGTCGGTGTTGGTATTGTTCCATGGAACTTCCCTATGGTTCTCGGCATTGGCAAGGCTATTCCTGCTATGATGGCCGGTAATACATTCATCTGGAAGCCCTCCCCATACTCGCCTTATACAGCACTGAAGCTTGCTGAGATTGGAGCCAAGGTCCTCCCTCCAGGTGTTTTCCAGGCTCTCAGTGGCGGCGATAACCTTGGACCTATGCTAACTGCCCATCCTCACGTGGCCAAGGTCAGCTTTACTGGCTCTACTGAGGTTGGTAAGAAGATTATGGCTTCTTGCGCTGCTACTTTGAAGCGTGTTACGCTGGAGCTTGGTGGTAACGATGCTGCTATTGTCttggaagatgttgatattCCTACAGTGGCTGCTAAG GTTGCAACGTATGCCTACCTCCACACAGGACAGATCTGCATGGCAATCAAGCGTATCTATGTGCATGAGAGCATCTACGATGAGTTCCTTGCCGCCGTCACTGGCTTCCTAGATGCCGTCAAGACCGGCGACTACACTGACGCCGAGGCATTCTTCGGACCTATCCAAAACAAGATGCAGTTCGAGAAACTACAGAAGCTGTACGAGGAAGTCGATAAGCAAGGATGGAAGCGTGCCTACGGCAGTGCACCCGAAAAGCGAGAGAAGGGTTATTTCATCCACCCCGTCCTCATCGACAACCCACCCGAGGACTCTCTCATCGTCCAGACCGAGCCTTTCGGACCTATTGTTCCTATTATGAAGTGGTCGTCTGAGGAGGAGGTTATCAGACGTGCTAACGGCACAGATCTGGGTCTTGGTGCTTCTGTTTGGGGCAAGGATGTTGCTCGCGCTCAGCGCATTGctgaggagctggaggctGGAAGCATCTGGGTTAATACACATTTCGAACTTGGAGCTAATGTGCCTTTTGGTGGACATAAGCAGAGTGGTCTTGGAATGGACTGGGGTGAGGTTGGACTTAAGGGTTGGTGTAATCCTCAGGCTTACTGGGTGAAGCACTCTTGA
- a CDS encoding haloacid dehalogenase-like hydrolase-domain-containing protein produces MPPTKRKAANALDPSERKRAQNRISQQCLREKNITYIRNLEETIDLLQKVATGSDPQDRYSVLLDAHLKLIAENRKLEDALLRLRKKLLSFGQAANAAAGERDAENPEAQQPAPSTELANHETPSALDPSINNQTFQDIQEQTNPQTDIFKDASFLLDLSMAGQEHEASTSSTMQPGDTFIDPAISSLSPRSLLFVPNQLSITSMSIFGSRLLGACRRHIDNLHDSGNNAEMVDKIVKTAVRFSMRCVGVISWRLGIDSKNSVPLPFRPTPLQSKNPTHFWGIDLFNWPEIRDQLVLDAESTDFDELLRDLVLHSVIEPANHSVAVNILDIFENQVLRRRQNQKTPPRSYFTDPSWTLFQIGPEVGEWYSSEHDIVEEAIFQELDRQINAVAPSPDDNPVEESQANDIAKFLGLDDFFQSSNFGNMACCAVGAYIVFHFLNIHEKLCALYPRQSYADHAPPQRPKPVKGAQVRILSLDGLTCASCVSDVQDIIKTIPGVLKATVSLGLLRAQVEFNNHLVTEGEIIDAIRSAGYDAHSLPSSDSQSWASLLSMIQEPTNSQQHHVNSCQRDFLVATAASVLFFASRSIIGLWTTQNSYINLIAYIAVAMSLLAGSQLHFEALRSAWHGQRPNMATLASLGIMLALIQAVADSLQTGINRSYRMDFKSLEVIPILSTSVLGGRLLKTILSRRDRVFASPLSSLVPAMAMVCNKTDEHASIPIDLLSPCDSVIVRQGEHIPCDGVVESTASALILETWINGSLEPRTVKRNDAIYAGGQVQQGSLVCRTTACGRSTRLGELLTSVVTAELANSEPQLHRATSWFSSAVIIIAITLLTVYPVFANETCWIDGLGRASALLLAACPCSLSLSIPTCKLLATVEASKFGVRLLTTYARLRSAASAQTIFFDKTGTLTHGDLKVIHASFSKEWETLEKQEILWRAVHEVEAGITHPVARALFQESYSKLGEKPGYLSTILVSEIKYELGRGAQAVVTATQPGSESTTWKLAIGSRTYIESPGVSVDLSQTPVKMRTGVTTTVVLAMDGKQAAVFALEDTVRSDAQKVISQLKDLGLTIGMITGDNAASATSVARELGIDSDMIFANALPEEKSCILARFLQRGPAIYVGDNYNDLLCFASASFSICVASSEMQSIDSDCADGTLMISEASPLSRIPLMILLARRMRRIVTQNHCWAVVYNILSVACVLGVGWIPPPSP; encoded by the exons ATGCCTCCAACTAAAAGAAAGGCTGCCAACGCACTTGATCCATCCGAGCGCAAGAGAGCGCAAAATCGCATTTCGCAACAGTGTCTTCGCGAGAAAAACATCACCTACATCCGTAACCTGGAGGAGACGATTGACCTACTGCAAAAGGTAGCCACTGGCTCAGATCCTCAAGACCGTTactctgttcttcttgatgcgCATCTTAAGTTGATAGCTGAGAACCGGAAGCTGGAAGATGCTTTGCTGCGGTTGCGCAAGAAGTTACTCAGTTTCGGTCAAGCTGCCAACGCTGCTGCGGGTGA GCGAGACGCTGAAAACCCGGAAGCACAGCAACCTGCACCAAGCACGGAATTAGCCAATCACGAAACACCATCTGCTCTTGATCCCTCGATCAACAATCAGACTTTTCAGGACATCCAGGAGCAAACCAACCCCCAGACAGATATATTCAAGGACGCGTCGTTTCTTTTAGATCTATCCATGGCAGGCCAAGAACACGAAgcatcaacctcaagcaCAATGCAGCCTGGCGATACCTTCATAGATCCTGCCATATCGTCTCTATCACCAAGATCGCTTTTGTTTGTCCCAAATCAGCTCAGTATCACGTCAATGTCTATCTTTGGCTCTAGACTCCTTGGAGCTTGTCGCCGTCATATTGATAACCTGCACGACTCCGGTAATAATGCCGAGATGGTCGACAAGATAGTCAAGACTGCTGTGCGCTTCTCCATGCGATGCGTGGG AGTCATTAGTTGGCGTCTTGGAATCGACTCAAAGAATTCTGTTCCGCTTCCATTCCGGCCAACACCACTCCAATCCAAAAACCCCACGCATTTCTGGGGAATCGACTTGTTTAACTGGCCTGAAATCAGAGATCAGCTCGTCCTCGACGCGGAATCCACCGACTTTGACGAGCTTCTCAGAGACCTTGTCTTACACTCAGTCATAGAACCTGCTAACCACAGCGTCGCAGTCAATATTCTCGATATCTTCGAAAACCAAGTCCTGCGAAGACGTCAGAACCAAAAAACCCCTCCGAGAAGTTATTTCACAGACCCATCATGGACACTATTCCAGATCGGCCCTGAGGTCGGTGAATGGTACTCTTCTGAGCACGATATAGTCGAAGAGGCTATCTTTCAGGAACTAGATCGTCAAATAAACGCCGTGGCGCCGAGTCCAGATGACAATCCTGTGGAGGAGAGTCAGGCGAACGACATAGCCAAGTTTCTGGGGCTCGATGACTTTT T TCAATCATCCAATTTCGGGAACATGGCTTGTTGTGCTGTTGGAGCGTATATCGTCTTCCACTTTCTCAATATCCATGAGAAACTTTGTGCACTTTATCCACGCCAAAGTTATGCTGACCATGCCCCTCCCCAACGACCAAAACCAGTCAAAGGTGCTCAGGTCAGAATTCTAAGTCTAGATGGCCTTACTTGCGCGTCCTGTGTATCCGATGTTCAAGACATCATTAAGACCATCCCCGGGGTCTTGAAGGCTACTGTTTCACTCGGACTACTTCGGGCCCAAGTAGAATTCAACAATCACCTTGTGACAGAAGGGGAGATCATTGATGCAATTCGCTCTGCAGGCTATGACGCACACTCGTTACCTTCCTCTGACTCCCAGAGCTGGGCTAGTCTATTGTCTATGATACAAGAGCCCACAAACTCCCAGCAACATCATGTTAACTCATGCCAACGGGACTTTCTCGTGGCGACTGCGGCTTCAGTCCTTTTCTTCGCATCGCGCAGCATCATTGGCCTATGGACGACTCAAAACAGTTACATAAACTTAATTGCATATATCGCTGTTGCAATGAGCCTATTAGCTGGATCTCAACTTCATTTTGAGGCACTTCGCTCGGCGTGGCATGGGCAAAGACCAAATATGGCAACTCTTGCATCACTGGGCATTATGTTGGCTCTTATACAAGCTGTGGCTGATTCTCTACAGACTGGGATAAATAGATCTTATCGCATGGATTTCAAGTCCCTGGAGGTCATTCCAATTCTGTCTACGAGTGTTCTTGGTGGCCGTTTACTCAAGACCATTCTCTCCCGGCGAGATCGGGTCTTCGCATCCCCGCTCTCAAGTCTGGTACCTGCTATGGCTATGGTTTGCAACAAAACAGATGAACATGCATCTATTCCTATCGACTTGCTGTCTCCTTGCGACAGCGTTATTGTAAGACAGGGAGAGCACATACCTTGCGATGGAGTGGTCGAGAGTACAGCGTCAGCGCTTATCTTGGAGACTTGGATCAACGGCTCCTTGGAGCCTAGGACCGTTAAGCGTAATGATGCTATATATGCGGGGGGTCAAGTGCAACAAGGATCGCTCGTCTGTAGGACAACAGCTTGTGGGCGTTCTACTCGCCTGGGTGAACTACTGACGTCCGTCGTGACGGCGGAGCTGGCCAACTCAGAACCCCAGCTTCATCGTGCTACTTCATGGTTCTCAAGTGCTGTTATCATAATTGCAATCACGCTACTGACCGTGTATCCTGTATTCGCGAACGAGACCTGCTGGATAGATGGGCTGGGTCGAGCTTCAGCGTTGCTACTAGCCGCTTGCCCGTGTTCACTGAGTTTGAGTATTCCAACTTGTAAATTACTGGCGACAG TGGAAGCATCAAAGTTTGGAGTCCGGTTATTGACTACTTATGCAAGACTACGAAGCGCCGCGTCTGCTCAAACCATTTTCTTCGACAAGACGGGCACTCTCACACATGGAGACCTGAAAGTTATACATGCGAGCTTCTCTAAGGAGTGGGAGACACTGGAGAAGCAAGAAATACTGTGGAGGGCTGTCCACGAGGTCGAAGCTGGGATCACCCACCCAGTTGCCCGAGCTCTCTTTCAAGAAAGTTATTCAAAGCTGGGAGAGAAGCCTGGGTATTTAAGTACCATTTTGGTATCAGAAATTAAGTACGAACTTGGTCGCGGCGCTCAAGCTGTTGTGACAGCCACTCAGCCCGGGTCTGAGTCCACCACTTGGAAGTTGGCAATTGGAAGCCGTACATATATCGAGAGCCCAGGAGTTTCCGTTGATCTCAGTCAAACTCCCGTGAAGATGAGAACTGGAGTTACAACGACTGTTGTACTAGCCATGGATGGAAAGCAGGCTGCCGTTTTTGCACTCGAAGACACAGTCCGTTCCGATGCTCAGAAAGTTATAAGTCAGCTCAAGGATCTGGGTCTAACTATCGGAATGATCACGGGCGATAATGCAGCTTCAGCTACCTCTGTTGCTCGCGAATTAGGCATTGATTCGGACATGATATTTGCCAATGCCCTTCCAGAAGAAAAGTCTTGCATTTTAGCCCGCTTTCTTCAACGCGGACCGGCTATTTACGTTGGAGATAACTACAACGACCTTTTGTGCTTTGCATCAGCGTCGTTCAGTATCTGTGTCGCAAGCTCAGAAATGCAGTCCATTGATAGTGACTGTGCTGATGGCACGCTGATGATATCCGAGGCTTCTCCACTAAGTCGCATTCCATTGATGATACTCTTGGCACGGCGTATGAGACGTATTGTGACGCAAAACCATTGTTGGGCTGTTGTTTACAATATTTTATCTGTAGCCTGTGTACTTGGTGTTGGTTGGATACCGCCGCCTTCTCCGTAA
- a CDS encoding transporter YIP1, which yields MSNYYSSQQPQYPAAGGPNAAQNLQFFPSQYTNPGSSTPQQAAAAGYGYGNQGGYGVGAPAQNFAAPAFGAQGVSGRMGEQGGLRTGWVAAFSSEGYDGEPPLLEELGVNFGHIQAKTLAVLNPFRRIDSHIMDDSDLAGPLIFFLLFGFILLFSGQVHFGYIYGLAALGSISLHLILSLMSPSDASEPQVNSYPQYSSDPSAPQQQHDGQQGGHFSATLTYPRSASVLGYCLLPLVATSLFGIVMRMDTPVGIVATTAAILWCTYSASGMFCAVGQMKRMRGLVAYPLALFYVGFGIMGIFSSRGSGTFSNAAAKLNA from the exons ATGTCAAACTACTACTCATCGCAACAACCACAATACCCCGCCGCCGGCGGCCCCAACGCCGCGCAGAACCTGCAATTCTTCCCCTCCCAGTACACGAACCCGGGATCGTCAACACCCCAGCAAGCAGCAGCCGCTGGCTACGGATACGGCAACCAGGGCGGCTATGGCGTCGGAGCTCCAGCGCAGAACTTTGCGGCTCCCGCGTTTGGTGCGCAGGGTGTCAGTGGGAGGATGGGTGAGCAGGGTGGGTTGAGGACTGGTTGGGTTGCGGCTTTCTCGTCGGAAGGGTATGATGGTGAACCGCCTTTgctggaggagctgggcGTTAACTTTGGACATATTCAAGCAAAG ACGCTCGCTGTGCTGAACCCCTTCCGGCGTATCGACTCGCACATCATGGACGACTCCGACCTCGCGGGCcccctcatcttcttcctcctcttcggcttcatcctcctcttctcagGCCAAGTCCACTTCGGCTACATCTACGGCCTCGCTGCCCTCGGCTCCATATCCCTCCACCTCATCCTCTCTCTCATGTCGCCCTCCGACGCCAGCGAACCCCAAGTCAACAGCTACCCCCAATACAGCAGCGATCCATCCGcgcctcagcaacagcacgACGGTCAGCAGGGCGGCCACTTCTCCGCGACGCTGACGTACCCCCGCAGCGCGAGCGTGCTGGGATATTGCCTGCTACCGCTCGTCGCGACGAGCTTGTTCGGCATCGTGATGAGGATGGATACACCTGTTGGCATTGTCGCGACCACCGCGGCTATTCTCTGGTGTACTTATAGCGCGAGCGGGATGTTTTGCGCGGTGGGACAGATGAAGCGCATGCGAGGGCTTGTTGCGTATCCCCTTGCGCTGTTCTATGTTGGATTCGGCATCATGGGTATTTTCAGCAGCCGAGGAAGTGGAACGTTTTCCAATGCTGCTGCTAAGCTCAACGCATAA